Proteins encoded together in one Streptomyces sp. TLI_171 window:
- a CDS encoding glycosyltransferase family 1 protein, protein MRVAIVTESFPPEVNGVAHSVLRAAEHLVRRGHQPLVITPAPARGAHCPPQSFGPDQEPLPVVRVPSVPLPRYPQVRIALPSRKLAAALTAHQPDVVHLASPFILGARAARITERLDLPTVAVYQTDLAGYAQAYRMGRGVGSAIAWTRIRSVHRAAARTLAPSTPAAQDLTAHGVRQVRIWARGVDSVRFHPDHRDEALHRSLAPGGEVLVGYVGRLAPEKRVDLLAEASRLPGVRVVVIGDGPSAPALKAAMPGAVFLGRRTGAELARCFATLDLFVHTGPLETFCQTIQEAMASGVPVVAPAVGGPLDLVGHQRTGLLVAPRDPGAVARAVAALAAAPELRAQYGAAGRADVTDRTWEAVGDQLIQHYEDVVAEHRARLAGTTLPLLAPAAVAPADLPVAARHAEAPHLSVPTPRQPDAGLQAAAPLPQNTEDPAAPPVVLAAADLVKEQPA, encoded by the coding sequence ATGCGAGTCGCCATCGTCACCGAATCCTTCCCGCCCGAGGTCAACGGCGTGGCCCACAGCGTGCTGCGGGCCGCCGAGCACCTCGTCCGGCGGGGTCACCAGCCGCTGGTGATCACCCCCGCTCCGGCCCGGGGCGCGCACTGCCCGCCGCAGTCCTTCGGCCCGGACCAGGAACCGCTGCCGGTGGTGCGCGTCCCCTCCGTCCCGCTGCCCCGCTACCCGCAGGTTCGCATCGCGCTGCCCAGCCGCAAGCTGGCCGCCGCACTGACCGCCCACCAACCGGACGTGGTGCACCTGGCCAGTCCGTTCATCCTCGGCGCCCGGGCCGCGAGGATCACCGAGCGCCTCGACCTGCCGACCGTGGCCGTCTACCAGACCGACCTGGCCGGCTACGCGCAGGCGTACCGGATGGGCCGCGGCGTCGGCTCCGCGATCGCCTGGACCCGGATCCGCTCCGTGCACCGCGCCGCCGCCCGCACCCTCGCCCCGTCCACCCCCGCGGCGCAGGACCTCACCGCCCACGGCGTCCGGCAGGTGCGGATCTGGGCGCGCGGCGTCGACTCGGTGCGCTTCCACCCCGACCACCGCGACGAGGCGCTGCACCGCTCGCTCGCCCCCGGCGGCGAGGTGCTGGTCGGCTACGTCGGACGGCTCGCCCCGGAGAAGCGGGTCGACCTGCTCGCCGAGGCCTCCCGGCTGCCCGGGGTGCGGGTGGTGGTGATCGGCGACGGCCCGAGCGCGCCGGCGCTGAAGGCCGCGATGCCCGGCGCGGTGTTCCTCGGCCGCCGCACCGGTGCCGAACTCGCCCGCTGCTTCGCCACTCTGGACCTGTTCGTGCACACCGGCCCGCTGGAGACCTTCTGCCAGACCATCCAGGAGGCGATGGCCAGCGGCGTCCCCGTCGTCGCCCCCGCGGTCGGCGGGCCGCTCGACCTGGTGGGCCACCAGCGCACCGGCCTGCTGGTCGCCCCGCGCGACCCCGGCGCCGTGGCCCGCGCCGTCGCCGCCCTCGCCGCCGCCCCCGAACTGCGGGCCCAGTACGGCGCGGCCGGCCGCGCCGACGTCACCGACCGGACCTGGGAAGCGGTCGGCGACCAACTGATCCAGCACTACGAGGACGTGGTCGCCGAGCACCGCGCGCGCCTCGCCGGCACCACGCTGCCCCTCCTGGCGCCGGCCGCCGTCGCGCCCGCGGACCTGCCCGTCGCCGCCCGGCACGCCGAGGCGCCCCACCTGAGCGTGCCGACCCCCCGTCAGCCCGACGCCGGCCTGCAGGCGGCCGCCCCGCTGCCGCAGAACACCGAGGATCCCGCCGCCCCGCCGGTCGTGCTCGCCGCGGCCGACCTGGTCAAGGAGCAGCCGGCGTGA
- a CDS encoding glycosyltransferase — MSGGLHIVRVANFVTPVSGGLRTALRHLGAGYLAAGHRPVLVVPGPVRSDEWTEQGRVITLPGPAVPGTGGYRILRDRRQVAAVLEELAPDRLEVSDRTTLRWTGAWARAHGVRSMMVSHESATGVIGAWGVPPGLARGLADRLNSRTAQAYDTVLCTTAWAAEEFARIGARNVTQAPLGVDLDTMHPDRRDPQLRGRLADPHQVLLVMCSRLSAEKRPERALDALAELRRRHRVPAVLAVAGTGPLRGRLERRAEELRLPVTFLGHLAERAEVAALLATADAVIAPGPVETFGLAALETLACGTPVAVSRSSALPQVVGRAGLAAADTGTGFAQAVRDLLDRPEADRRAAARARAEEFGWDAAATAFLTAHHAPVRTPTEPAPADAPVGAPFAG, encoded by the coding sequence GTGAGCGGCGGACTGCACATCGTCCGGGTGGCCAACTTCGTCACCCCGGTGTCCGGCGGTCTGCGCACCGCCCTCCGGCACCTCGGCGCGGGATACCTGGCGGCGGGCCACCGGCCCGTCCTGGTGGTCCCCGGCCCGGTCCGCAGCGACGAGTGGACCGAACAGGGCCGGGTGATCACCCTGCCCGGCCCGGCCGTCCCCGGCACCGGCGGCTACCGGATCCTCCGGGACCGCCGCCAGGTCGCGGCCGTGCTGGAGGAGTTGGCTCCGGATCGGCTGGAGGTCTCGGACCGCACCACGCTGCGCTGGACGGGCGCGTGGGCGCGCGCGCACGGCGTCCGCTCGATGATGGTCTCGCACGAGAGCGCCACCGGCGTGATCGGCGCGTGGGGCGTGCCGCCGGGCCTCGCCCGCGGCCTCGCGGACCGGCTCAACTCCCGTACCGCGCAGGCCTACGACACGGTACTGTGCACCACCGCGTGGGCCGCCGAGGAGTTCGCCCGGATCGGGGCCCGCAACGTCACGCAGGCCCCGCTGGGCGTGGACCTCGACACCATGCACCCCGACCGGCGCGACCCGCAGTTGCGCGGACGGCTCGCCGACCCGCACCAGGTGCTGCTGGTGATGTGCTCGCGACTGTCAGCCGAGAAACGCCCCGAACGGGCCCTGGACGCCCTCGCGGAGCTCCGTCGCCGCCACCGCGTCCCGGCGGTGCTCGCGGTCGCCGGAACGGGTCCGCTGCGCGGGCGCCTGGAGCGCCGGGCCGAGGAACTGCGCCTGCCGGTCACCTTCCTCGGGCACCTCGCCGAACGCGCCGAGGTGGCCGCCCTGTTGGCCACCGCGGACGCGGTGATCGCCCCGGGCCCGGTGGAGACCTTCGGTCTGGCCGCGCTGGAGACCCTGGCCTGCGGCACCCCCGTCGCCGTCAGCCGCTCCTCCGCGCTCCCCCAGGTGGTCGGCCGAGCGGGCCTGGCCGCGGCCGACACCGGCACCGGATTCGCCCAGGCGGTACGGGACTTGCTGGACCGGCCGGAGGCGGACCGGCGGGCCGCAGCCCGCGCCCGCGCGGAGGAGTTCGGCTGGGACGCCGCCGCCACCGCCTTCCTCACCGCGCACCACGCCCCTGTCCGCACACCGACCGAACCGGCGCCCGCCGACGCCCCGGTCGGAGCACCCTTCGCCGGGTGA